A genome region from Methylohalobius crimeensis 10Ki includes the following:
- a CDS encoding GMC oxidoreductase translates to MIEDIVNKHWDVVVVGTGMGGATIGYALAKAGKSVLFCEKGKSPWSSTGLKGRYAEDYIGTLSPNLSRNNIFKDAGREWTEIEDRTKRRIKAFTPFVGSGSGGSTALYGMALERFFPGDFTPGACYPEAGASTLPKRWPIAYEDLLPYYAEAERLYRVRGTPDALRGKDFHPPYLEPPPLSEGGGELFSFLREQGCHPYRLPSACEYRPDCNCCQGYLCARECKNDSNRICLQPALSRYGATLLDDCEILRLEATHHKVTGVICRRASQTIRLKGSIIILAAGALFSPKILLQSVSDEWPHGLANHSGLVGKNLMRHYIDLYVLRPKTGVAVKTAWKELAFSDYYFEGGRKYGSVQGFGALPPAPQLVESLAQELRQGPFPIAEFLFRPMKPLVRKYLDARLSRSVILASMVEDLPYQDNRVEVEANGRLHFYYRMRPVEKERVKQMRSHMRRLLKPYRPMLIKQAENNERLAHACGTCRFGINASDSVLNGDNRAHGLENLYVVDASFFPSSAGINPSLTIAANALRVAHKITVKHAFEN, encoded by the coding sequence ATGATCGAAGATATCGTTAACAAACACTGGGATGTTGTCGTGGTAGGGACAGGCATGGGTGGGGCCACTATCGGTTATGCCCTGGCAAAAGCCGGTAAGAGCGTTCTTTTTTGTGAAAAGGGAAAATCTCCCTGGTCTTCCACCGGTTTGAAAGGTCGTTACGCTGAAGACTATATCGGGACCCTGTCCCCGAATTTGAGTCGGAATAACATTTTCAAGGATGCAGGTAGGGAATGGACTGAAATCGAAGATAGGACAAAACGCAGGATTAAGGCTTTCACTCCATTTGTCGGTTCAGGCTCAGGCGGTTCTACCGCGCTTTATGGTATGGCTTTGGAACGTTTCTTCCCGGGGGATTTTACCCCCGGCGCCTGTTATCCGGAGGCTGGTGCTAGCACTTTGCCCAAGCGCTGGCCGATCGCCTACGAAGATTTGCTTCCTTACTATGCCGAGGCGGAAAGGCTCTACCGCGTACGAGGTACCCCCGATGCCTTGCGGGGTAAGGATTTCCATCCCCCGTACTTGGAACCGCCGCCTCTGTCAGAGGGAGGAGGGGAATTATTCAGTTTTCTCCGCGAGCAAGGCTGTCATCCCTATCGACTTCCATCTGCCTGTGAATACAGGCCGGATTGTAATTGCTGTCAAGGTTATCTATGCGCCAGGGAATGCAAAAATGACAGCAATCGCATATGTTTGCAACCCGCCCTGAGCAGATACGGTGCAACGCTTTTGGACGATTGCGAGATCCTCAGGTTGGAAGCAACGCACCATAAGGTCACGGGCGTGATCTGCAGGCGCGCATCACAAACAATCAGGTTGAAGGGATCAATTATAATTCTTGCGGCGGGCGCACTCTTCAGTCCGAAAATTCTTCTTCAGTCGGTTTCCGACGAATGGCCCCATGGACTGGCCAACCATAGCGGGTTAGTGGGCAAGAATTTAATGCGCCACTATATTGATTTATATGTGCTCCGGCCCAAGACCGGGGTTGCTGTAAAAACGGCCTGGAAAGAGTTGGCTTTCAGCGACTATTATTTTGAAGGTGGTCGTAAATATGGTTCCGTACAAGGTTTCGGCGCCCTTCCGCCGGCACCTCAGCTCGTGGAGAGTCTGGCGCAAGAGCTGCGCCAGGGGCCGTTTCCCATTGCCGAATTTTTGTTCAGACCCATGAAGCCGCTGGTCCGGAAATATCTTGATGCGCGCTTGTCCCGAAGCGTTATTTTGGCTTCGATGGTGGAGGATTTGCCTTATCAGGATAATCGGGTCGAAGTGGAAGCCAATGGGCGTTTACATTTCTACTATCGAATGCGTCCAGTTGAAAAAGAACGGGTGAAGCAGATGCGGTCGCATATGCGCCGTCTGCTCAAGCCTTATCGACCCATGCTGATCAAGCAGGCGGAAAACAACGAGCGGTTGGCGCATGCGTGCGGGACTTGTCGCTTCGGGATCAATGCTTCCGACAGTGTTCTGAACGGAGACAACCGTGCCCACGGATTGGAAAATCTTTACGTCGTCGATGCCTCTTTTTTTCCCAGCAGCGCGGGGATTAACCCCAGTCTGACCATCGCCGCCAACGCTTTGCGGGTGGCGCATAAGATTACTGTCAAGCATGCATTCGAGAATTAA
- a CDS encoding class I SAM-dependent methyltransferase: MKMNRVEKFLMNSPVRAAFQIWYEVPLLERLGGRTEGMRVLEIGCGRGVGTREIFRRFGAQSVYALDIDPDMIAKARRRLSDFPPERLRFEVGDVTAIDAEDASFDAVFDFAILHHVPVWQDAIKEIRRVLKSGGRFYFQEATSHFLDKWFARTFLEHPADNRFSGPEFVAELERQGFRIGEKWVERGGGDYVFGVAFRL, from the coding sequence ATGAAGATGAACCGGGTCGAAAAATTTCTGATGAACAGTCCCGTCCGGGCGGCGTTTCAGATATGGTACGAAGTGCCCCTCCTGGAGCGGCTGGGTGGGCGGACGGAAGGCATGCGGGTTTTGGAGATTGGCTGCGGGCGCGGCGTGGGAACCCGGGAGATTTTTCGCCGCTTCGGGGCGCAATCCGTGTATGCCCTTGATATCGATCCCGATATGATAGCCAAGGCGCGTCGCCGTCTGAGTGATTTTCCTCCCGAGCGGCTTCGCTTTGAAGTTGGTGATGTCACTGCCATCGACGCCGAAGACGCCAGCTTCGATGCGGTGTTCGACTTCGCCATCCTCCATCATGTCCCCGTTTGGCAAGACGCGATCAAAGAGATCCGAAGAGTGCTCAAATCCGGGGGACGTTTTTATTTTCAGGAGGCCACCAGCCACTTTTTGGACAAGTGGTTTGCCCGAACCTTTCTGGAGCATCCGGCTGATAATCGCTTCAGTGGTCCCGAGTTTGTTGCCGAATTGGAGCGGCAGGGCTTCCGGATCGGGGAAAAGTGGGTCGAGCGAGGGGGGGGAGACTATGTGTTCGGGGTGGCTTTCCGGCTCTGA
- a CDS encoding PEP-CTERM sorting domain-containing protein — protein MKTYFKSAAAIGALLLSGGASAQVIDLFVDPGTGQVASDVVDGANADNANNFSEAGNFPATIVGGYRDLKADAISGANDVSGNGVFDVGDSGTVLSVSGGTLTFNNDTGVSGIGTIQWDGNDGSSGLDTTGLGGVDFINQEGCPVTGCDRFVFEVLEADQGFEFDVGIWTDDDNFTNFTLISDGTPGVSELLFSDFTNAALCGAVNPSPGVAAVECGAGNSVVDFNNVGAMQVVLNSDGATVAVDLEIGAITKQGVPEPATLALLGVGLAAGGMVRRKRIA, from the coding sequence ATGAAGACTTATTTTAAATCTGCGGCTGCGATCGGGGCGCTGCTCCTGAGCGGTGGCGCCAGCGCGCAAGTCATTGACCTTTTTGTGGACCCGGGGACGGGACAGGTGGCGTCTGACGTCGTAGATGGAGCGAATGCCGATAATGCGAACAATTTCAGCGAAGCGGGAAATTTTCCAGCCACCATCGTGGGCGGATACCGCGATCTGAAAGCGGACGCCATCTCGGGTGCGAATGACGTGAGTGGAAACGGTGTTTTCGATGTCGGGGATTCGGGTACCGTCTTGAGTGTCAGCGGCGGCACCCTGACATTTAACAACGACACCGGCGTCAGCGGCATCGGGACCATCCAATGGGACGGCAACGACGGTTCCAGCGGCCTGGATACGACCGGCCTCGGGGGAGTCGACTTCATCAACCAGGAGGGTTGCCCCGTTACCGGTTGTGATCGATTCGTGTTTGAGGTGCTGGAGGCGGATCAGGGTTTTGAATTTGATGTTGGGATATGGACGGACGACGATAACTTCACCAACTTCACTCTGATCTCCGATGGCACGCCGGGAGTCAGCGAACTGTTGTTCTCCGACTTTACCAACGCGGCTCTGTGCGGTGCGGTAAATCCGTCCCCCGGAGTTGCAGCCGTCGAGTGCGGTGCCGGTAATTCCGTGGTCGACTTTAACAATGTCGGTGCCATGCAGGTGGTATTGAATTCGGATGGAGCAACGGTCGCTGTTGACCTGGAAATTGGCGCCATCACGAAACAAGGTGTCCCCGAGCCGGCGACGCTTGCCTTGTTGGGTGTCGGTTTGGCGGCAGGAGGCATGGTGCGCAGAAAGCGGATCGCTTGA
- a CDS encoding methyltransferase domain-containing protein, whose protein sequence is MSQYKCLICGYETDAPEAGDVGACRGNTARFRDRLHNLWKCPNCFTIHNIDPVDFEDIYRDYPLNKRCLDIYARGTLSNLLRRLRRAGLTKQASILDYGCGNGVFVQYLEEKSYTDVSGYDPFVAAYSKQPERQFDCVVGNDVIEHVADPRQTIRECSELVRPGGLLYLGTADSEPVKMNDLESHLMRLHQPFHRLIVTEKALHALAEETGFEFVRSYRRSYMDTLIPFSNYRFLDEFSRALGHDMDLMLDPASAKVMLRRPRLWFYAFWGYFFPSAFEPAVVLRRPLNQGASK, encoded by the coding sequence ATGTCACAATACAAATGTCTCATCTGTGGTTACGAAACCGACGCTCCCGAAGCCGGGGACGTCGGGGCATGTCGTGGCAATACCGCACGTTTCCGAGATCGCCTCCACAATCTGTGGAAGTGCCCAAACTGTTTCACCATCCATAACATTGATCCTGTGGATTTCGAGGATATCTATCGCGATTATCCTTTAAATAAGCGGTGCCTGGATATTTACGCGCGAGGCACCCTCAGCAATCTCTTAAGACGTTTGCGCCGGGCCGGGCTTACGAAGCAGGCATCGATTCTCGATTATGGTTGCGGCAACGGGGTTTTCGTTCAATACCTCGAGGAAAAAAGTTATACCGACGTCTCCGGTTACGACCCTTTTGTGGCCGCTTATTCTAAGCAACCTGAGCGTCAGTTCGATTGCGTCGTTGGCAATGATGTGATCGAACACGTAGCCGATCCTCGCCAAACCATCCGTGAATGTTCCGAACTGGTTAGGCCGGGGGGGCTGCTCTATTTGGGCACTGCTGATTCCGAACCGGTAAAAATGAACGATCTTGAGTCTCATCTGATGAGATTGCATCAACCGTTCCATCGCCTGATCGTCACCGAGAAAGCCCTACATGCCTTGGCTGAAGAAACGGGTTTCGAATTTGTTCGGAGTTACCGCCGTTCCTACATGGATACTTTGATACCGTTTTCCAATTACCGCTTCCTCGATGAATTCAGTCGGGCCTTGGGTCACGATATGGACTTGATGCTGGATCCGGCGTCAGCCAAGGTTATGCTGCGACGGCCGCGGCTTTGGTTTTACGCTTTTTGGGGGTATTTCTTTCCTTCCGCCTTCGAGCCGGCGGTGGTTCTGCGCCGGCCTCTCAATCAAGGAGCAAGCAAATGA
- a CDS encoding glycosyltransferase codes for MGKTRILFFAEAVTLAHLARPLALIDQLSTDEWDVHLACPDNGFRKFLTDYTLPIHFLDSMAPSQFRRALDWGLRIFSKNLLRRYVADDLRLLNQIRPDVVVGDFRLSLSISARTEEVPYVNIANAYWRPEWCAIPPYPCLTPLEWLPPAWLEPVFRKVISQVFAIHARPFNNLRRRHGLAELPPDVRYFYTDGDTVLYADVPELYPGLALPADHHFLGPVLWSTKAALPEWWERLPSDRPVIFVTLGSSGRTHLLPSVIQGLSSLPVTIVAATLGKIDLGKLPANVFVAEELPMEVVTRRAQLVVSNGGSLTTYQALACGIPVIGICSNMDQLLNMGAIAHLGAGIAFRAARVDPLEICKTAALILEDVAYGRAAGDAAYILKQYDSGQCFREMVAQQVDSSGGRNSSPLG; via the coding sequence ATGGGAAAGACACGGATCTTGTTCTTCGCCGAGGCGGTTACCCTGGCTCATTTGGCCCGGCCGCTGGCCTTGATCGACCAGTTGTCGACGGATGAATGGGATGTTCATCTGGCTTGTCCGGATAATGGCTTTCGAAAATTCCTGACTGATTACACACTTCCCATCCATTTTCTTGATAGCATGGCTCCGTCCCAATTCAGGCGAGCGCTGGATTGGGGGTTGCGTATCTTCTCCAAAAACCTCCTCAGGCGCTATGTCGCCGACGATCTTCGACTGCTTAATCAGATCCGGCCGGACGTGGTCGTGGGGGATTTCCGCCTGTCGCTTTCCATCAGCGCCCGGACAGAGGAGGTGCCTTATGTCAACATTGCCAACGCCTACTGGCGACCGGAATGGTGCGCGATTCCTCCCTATCCCTGCTTGACCCCCCTGGAATGGTTGCCTCCGGCGTGGTTGGAACCTGTATTCCGCAAGGTCATCTCACAAGTCTTCGCCATTCACGCTCGCCCTTTTAATAACCTACGCCGGCGCCACGGTTTGGCAGAACTGCCGCCGGATGTCAGGTATTTTTACACCGACGGCGATACCGTATTGTATGCCGATGTTCCCGAGCTTTATCCGGGGCTTGCTTTGCCGGCCGACCATCACTTTTTGGGTCCGGTCCTTTGGTCCACCAAAGCGGCGTTACCCGAGTGGTGGGAGCGCTTGCCTTCGGACCGGCCGGTCATATTCGTGACTTTGGGAAGCTCGGGACGAACCCACCTTCTGCCATCGGTCATTCAAGGGCTTTCCTCTCTTCCTGTCACTATCGTTGCCGCTACTTTGGGCAAAATAGATCTCGGCAAATTGCCCGCCAATGTTTTTGTCGCCGAAGAACTGCCCATGGAAGTGGTGACTCGCCGAGCGCAATTGGTAGTCAGCAATGGGGGCAGCTTGACTACCTACCAGGCACTGGCGTGCGGAATACCGGTAATAGGCATTTGCTCCAATATGGATCAATTGCTGAATATGGGGGCTATCGCTCACTTGGGTGCCGGCATTGCTTTCCGCGCTGCTCGCGTCGACCCCCTGGAAATTTGTAAAACGGCAGCCTTGATACTGGAAGATGTTGCTTATGGTCGGGCAGCCGGTGACGCTGCCTATATATTAAAACAATACGATTCCGGCCAATGTTTTCGAGAAATGGTGGCGCAACAAGTCGACTCAAGCGGAGGAAGAAACTCCTCCCCCCTTGGATGA
- a CDS encoding SDR family NAD(P)-dependent oxidoreductase encodes MRLEALQGHWALVTGASSGIGREFAVQLAAAGVNLVLVARRAERLRILAVELSETHGIDAFALPADLAQPGIAERLHRRLREEEICPKLLVNNAALGRWAPFEKSPADFYEEMIRVNAVAPVSLCREFMPDLASSGRGVIINVSSPAAYQPVPYMAVYAATKALLHHFSLALHEEWRGKGVWVQTFLPGPTPTKLEGAQAGIKGGSSATEMVRTSLARLGHPLVIGARGTFLQRLFVLLPTRFVLGRVGTMFRPQKNCT; translated from the coding sequence ATGCGGCTTGAAGCATTGCAGGGACATTGGGCGCTGGTGACCGGTGCTTCCTCGGGTATCGGGCGCGAATTCGCGGTGCAGCTCGCGGCCGCCGGCGTAAATCTCGTCTTGGTGGCGAGGAGGGCGGAGCGCCTCCGTATCTTGGCGGTCGAACTTTCCGAGACGCATGGCATCGACGCCTTTGCCCTTCCCGCAGACCTGGCGCAGCCAGGGATAGCAGAGCGGTTGCATCGGCGCCTGCGAGAAGAAGAGATTTGTCCAAAGCTGCTGGTGAACAACGCCGCTCTGGGGCGTTGGGCCCCTTTCGAGAAAAGTCCCGCCGATTTCTATGAAGAGATGATCCGGGTGAACGCCGTAGCGCCGGTCAGCTTGTGCCGCGAATTTATGCCCGATTTGGCCTCCTCCGGCCGCGGGGTGATTATCAATGTGTCGTCGCCGGCGGCCTACCAGCCCGTTCCCTACATGGCGGTGTATGCCGCCACCAAAGCTCTTCTCCACCACTTCAGCCTGGCCCTCCATGAGGAATGGCGCGGCAAGGGGGTGTGGGTCCAGACCTTCCTGCCCGGGCCCACCCCGACCAAGCTGGAAGGGGCGCAGGCGGGGATAAAAGGAGGAAGCTCGGCAACCGAAATGGTACGGACCTCTCTTGCCCGGTTGGGACACCCCTTGGTGATCGGTGCCCGCGGCACTTTCTTGCAGCGCCTGTTCGTCCTGCTGCCTACTCGCTTTGTCCTCGGCCGGGTGGGCACGATGTTCCGCCCCCAGAAAAACTGTACCTAA
- a CDS encoding outer membrane lipoprotein-sorting protein, giving the protein MPMRRKSIIKLSLWFVCLFWYPSVFALTPEERGLEIAREVERRDEGWRDFRVDLMMLLRNQRGETSKRYLRSFNLEGNDDGDKSLLIFDSPADVAGTKFLTFSHKQGDDDQWLYLPALKRVKRISAANKGGSFMGSEFSYEDMTAPVLEKYTYKYLRDDNYKGRSVFVTERYPKDENSLYSKQVIWTDQEHYIPWKIEYYNRRGDHLKSLTYHRYKHYLGKFWRPGRMLMINHQTGKATVLVWEDYRFHSSEIRVEMFNPAILPRLP; this is encoded by the coding sequence ATGCCAATGCGACGCAAATCGATAATTAAATTATCTTTGTGGTTTGTCTGTTTGTTTTGGTATCCCAGCGTTTTCGCTTTAACGCCAGAAGAGCGGGGTCTGGAAATCGCGCGTGAGGTCGAGCGGCGCGACGAAGGGTGGCGAGATTTCCGGGTCGACCTAATGATGCTGCTGCGTAATCAGCGCGGCGAAACTAGCAAACGCTACCTTCGCAGTTTCAATTTAGAAGGAAACGATGATGGCGACAAAAGCCTATTGATTTTCGACAGCCCCGCCGACGTGGCCGGCACCAAGTTCCTGACTTTCTCCCATAAGCAAGGAGACGATGACCAGTGGCTGTATCTGCCTGCACTCAAACGGGTGAAAAGGATTTCTGCCGCCAACAAGGGCGGTTCTTTTATGGGCAGCGAATTTTCTTACGAGGACATGACTGCACCGGTGCTCGAGAAATACACCTATAAATACTTGCGTGACGATAATTACAAAGGGCGTTCGGTATTCGTAACTGAACGTTATCCCAAGGACGAGAACTCTCTTTACAGTAAACAGGTGATCTGGACCGATCAGGAACATTATATTCCTTGGAAGATTGAATACTATAATCGTCGCGGCGATCATTTGAAATCCCTCACCTATCATCGATACAAACACTACTTGGGTAAGTTTTGGCGGCCGGGCAGGATGTTGATGATCAACCATCAAACCGGTAAGGCCACCGTTTTGGTGTGGGAGGATTATCGTTTTCACAGTTCCGAAATCCGTGTGGAGATGTTCAATCCCGCCATCCTGCCGCGGTTGCCCTGA
- a CDS encoding ThiF family adenylyltransferase has product MLYTKTITALTFDTMNPSPHFRYFEAFSRNLGWITATEQKILRTKHVAIAGMGGVGGSHLLTLARLGVGAFHIADFDVFELANFNRQAGATVSHIGRPKVEVLAEMALDINPELQIHRFPEGVTRNNLAKFFAGMDLYVDGLDFFAFDARRIVFDHCAEEGIPAITAAPLGMGVALLNFLPGGMTFEEYFRLEGQSEDEQILRFLLGLSPRMLQTGYLADPTGVDLAHHKGPSTPMACELCAGAAATEALKILLHRGPVKAAPWGMQFDAYRNRWVKTWRPGGNRNPLQKLALTIARKQLMAVKNSDTHQQTPPRTAIEEILDAARWAPSGDNTQPWRFELIDDRHLAVHAHDTRDWCVYDLEGRASQLAVGALLESIAIAASQFNLKARFERRPDSPETRPVIDVYFEEDPETRPDPLYPYLPLRSVNRRPYRTRPLSRREIRALEKAVGDRYRILWLKSWKQRWQAALLMFRNAKLRLTMPEAYKVHSQVIEWNARFSEDKIPDQSVGLDPLALKLMRWAMVSWERVKFLNKWLAGTWLPRIELDFLPGIFCAAHFALVAGQGPKSLEDYLQAGRALQRFWLTAASLGLQLQPEMTPLIFSGYVQKGVEFTQTNTVRKGAQHLAERFQSLYGDPVRIVFAGRIGDAPPAIARSLRRSMDALRVT; this is encoded by the coding sequence ATGCTTTATACTAAAACCATCACCGCACTGACATTCGACACCATGAACCCATCCCCCCATTTCAGGTATTTCGAGGCTTTCTCCCGCAATCTCGGCTGGATCACCGCGACCGAACAAAAAATATTGCGCACCAAGCATGTCGCCATCGCCGGGATGGGCGGCGTTGGCGGAAGCCACCTGTTGACTTTGGCCCGCCTCGGTGTTGGCGCATTTCACATCGCCGACTTCGACGTTTTCGAGCTGGCCAATTTCAACCGTCAGGCCGGCGCCACCGTCAGTCACATAGGCCGGCCCAAAGTGGAAGTGCTGGCGGAAATGGCCCTTGACATCAACCCCGAGTTGCAAATTCACCGGTTTCCGGAAGGGGTCACCCGAAACAATCTAGCGAAATTTTTTGCCGGCATGGACTTGTACGTGGACGGGCTCGATTTTTTCGCCTTCGACGCCCGCAGAATAGTATTCGACCACTGCGCAGAGGAAGGCATTCCCGCCATTACCGCCGCTCCTCTGGGGATGGGGGTGGCACTGTTGAATTTCTTGCCCGGCGGGATGACTTTCGAGGAATATTTTCGTCTTGAGGGGCAATCCGAAGACGAGCAGATTCTCCGTTTCCTATTGGGGCTATCCCCGCGGATGCTGCAAACCGGCTATCTCGCCGATCCCACAGGGGTGGACTTGGCCCACCACAAAGGGCCCTCCACTCCCATGGCGTGTGAACTCTGCGCGGGGGCCGCCGCCACCGAAGCGCTCAAGATTTTACTGCACCGGGGACCGGTTAAAGCCGCTCCGTGGGGGATGCAGTTCGACGCCTATCGCAACCGATGGGTCAAGACCTGGCGCCCCGGAGGCAACCGGAACCCGCTGCAGAAACTCGCCTTAACCATTGCCCGAAAACAGCTCATGGCTGTAAAAAATTCTGACACCCATCAACAAACACCACCCCGAACCGCGATCGAGGAAATCCTCGATGCCGCCCGCTGGGCCCCTTCCGGGGACAACACCCAGCCGTGGCGGTTCGAACTCATCGATGATCGGCATCTGGCTGTCCATGCTCACGACACCCGCGATTGGTGCGTGTACGACCTGGAAGGCCGCGCCAGCCAGCTAGCGGTCGGGGCACTACTGGAATCCATCGCTATCGCCGCCAGTCAGTTCAATCTCAAGGCACGATTCGAACGGCGCCCCGACAGTCCGGAAACCCGCCCGGTCATCGACGTTTATTTCGAAGAGGATCCCGAGACCCGTCCCGACCCCCTCTACCCCTACCTGCCTTTGCGCTCGGTCAACCGCAGGCCGTACCGGACCCGTCCCCTCAGCCGGCGGGAAATACGCGCGCTAGAGAAAGCCGTCGGAGATCGTTACCGGATTTTATGGCTGAAAAGTTGGAAACAGCGCTGGCAGGCCGCCCTGTTGATGTTCCGCAACGCCAAGCTGCGCCTGACCATGCCCGAAGCCTACAAAGTTCACAGTCAAGTGATCGAGTGGAACGCCCGCTTCAGCGAGGACAAGATTCCGGATCAATCGGTCGGTCTCGACCCCTTGGCCCTGAAATTGATGCGCTGGGCAATGGTTAGCTGGGAGCGGGTCAAGTTTCTTAACAAATGGCTTGCCGGTACCTGGCTACCACGCATCGAACTGGACTTCTTGCCGGGGATTTTCTGCGCCGCCCATTTTGCCCTTGTTGCCGGACAGGGACCGAAATCGCTCGAGGATTACCTGCAAGCCGGGCGCGCCCTGCAGCGCTTCTGGTTGACGGCCGCTTCGCTAGGGCTGCAACTCCAGCCGGAAATGACGCCGTTGATTTTTTCCGGTTACGTTCAGAAGGGCGTCGAATTTACCCAAACGAACACGGTCCGGAAAGGCGCCCAGCATCTGGCAGAACGATTCCAATCCCTTTACGGCGATCCGGTTCGGATTGTCTTTGCCGGACGAATCGGCGATGCTCCCCCCGCAATTGCCCGCTCTCTGCGTAGATCCATGGATGCGTTGCGGGTGACGTGA